aaacctgCTTAGAATTTGGAATCTGGATGCCATTTCTCATCCAGAGAAGCCCTTGCCTAAGgcatttctgccttttctttgttactaagtaaataatgaacaaaaagaaagaggtatagaaggggaaaaaaattaagttttaatggaaacacatttcatctttttttctttttttctgcttgccaTAAAACATTAACAAAGTAAACAAATTGATCTTTGTTCTTATACTCTTTAATAACATACAGTATTTTGAGTTTTGTCATGGCTAATGTATGGTTAAACCATACTATGTTGCTGGTCACATTCAAACCTCAATTGTCACAATTCTTTGACATCAaactacattttttaaaagaaacattgtGTGTAACCTACTCTGTTCATAAACACATTTGTAAAaacttgtccttttttttttctttttttttctttttcagtacaGTAGTGGTAATGGTGTTTTCTCatcaaaactgctttttcttgggACATAGTTCAAAACCCATGAACTTCTGTGGTCAGCCTCTGCTTTGTGCCTCACAGCAGTACCTTTCTGAATGCTGCACCCCTACACGAGCAAAGCTTTTATAGGATGCTCTGAAACATTATACTGTAGACAGATAATCCAATTGTAGGATTGTTACAATGGTGAATAGCTGACATAGCTGTTCGAAATAGGggtgtgtaaaaaaaaaaagatagcatCACTTTGGTCCACTTTTCAGAGTGGCTGGTGTTATAATAtataacctttttttcttcttaatgcaGTGTAGTtcacaataatttaaaatactCTATAGACATTTAAACGATATACAATAATATAACTTAATTGGATTCTTCAACTGTAGTTAACAAATACTATTCTAATATATTTACAGTATCTAGTACCATAAGACTGTGCATTACTGTGCTTGGGAGCTTTATTTGCTTCCTGTCAAGAATGTAGTGAAAGTACAGTATTTCACTATTATTCAGCAACAGTCCCCATGAATAAAAGGAACTTTAAATTATATGGAGTGACCCTAGCATTTGGGGAGGGGCCCAGCTTCCTTTTGTGAAGTTGCATTCATTTATGCCAAGGCTGAGTTTGAACCTGTGGTTGTTATTTAGAAAccaacagcaataacaaaaaagcacaAGTGCTTAGCGTTTGGATTGCCCCATGGGTGATACATCAAAGGATTCTGATTTTCAGGGGGTAAGTTTCTCTGTCAGAAAGGCAGGTCTTCACAAGTAGTCAAACTAAGCTCCCCATGCAGCTGGTTTCTTTTGATAGTACAATTTGGGGGGTGATCCTAGATTATCCACATAGTGAGCATGGGGGCTAGCAGGGCAACAGCTTCACCAGCCCCTTGCCCCAAGAGCACAACGTGAAGTGACATGCTCCTGCACTGGGTGGGGAGTCCCCGTGGCTGTGCAGCCCCTTGTGATAAGtaaaaggatgaaagaaaagctaGAAATTTAAATGTGCATATGTTAGTACATTTTAATCCAACATTTTTGAAAATCAGATTGGGATCCCTGCTGCAAGCATATGATTATATGATTAAATGGACTGTATTGTAATGGATGTGTCTGTGTTAGAATCATTGGGTTTTGCAGTAGTAAAACatcagatgattttttttaaaatctctcaGAGAAAAAAGACGCATGAATTAAAATTGGACACTGTTGTAAAAAGACCCTCACTTTCTTAACATTCATACATTTACCAGGGTAGTGTTACTGCCAACCTTAGAATAAAGATGACACAATCTAGTCCACGTTTTAGCTTTCTTATGCTCATGAAGCCATCACAACTCATGGGCTGCAGCAAAACGGTGTTCAGATACCATACATTTGTTAACTTCTCAGCCGATACTGAGctgataatttttaaaaaactaTTGCTAATCTTATGTTTTAACCGTTAAAGGCAAAGTTTAATGCTTGGAAGATCCTGCCAGTGCATTTGACTGCAAAGCAAAACCTTTGATGTTTGttgaagcatttatttatatcCCACGTCTCCCTACAGGAAGCTGGGGGTAGGTGCTCCATGCCTGAAGCCTGAATCTAAAAGAGTCACTCGTAGTCAGGAGGCAAACAAGAAAGTCTTCATCAAGCATTTGTAACCACAGCTTCATGTGATCTTTTGCTCAGTTCTGGTCATTGCTTAAGGCCTACAGAATTCGAACTCTCTACTAGAGGAGTGACAACAGATCAGTAGCATTGAAGAACTTAGGGAGAACCaaatacaaaaatcaaaaaGTCAGAGTTCCAATAAGTTTACATTTAGTACAGAATTAAGACATAACTACCCGTTAGTgcttagaatttttttttatgctatttaaacataaataattatttttaatgttcattCAAAGGGTTCCAGTGTCACTGGCAGCTGATGTAATTTTgtgaactttattttttcaagctGATAGTGGAGTATTTCCGCCACAGGTTTTATCTCCCCACCAGTTGTGGTTTTCTCTCTACCTGCTTTCTTATAAATTTAGGGTTTTGCAGCAAGACTGCTTTGTTCTAGTCAgtgaagattttgtttcttgagaaaaaaagaagtctttatTTGCACAGGGCTTGGTGTTTCTGTCATAAAATCTGAGAAggtgtctttttctttaaattttatgGGAGCTGCAATGCCATCAGCTTCTCTGATATGTTTAACGCTTACTAGGAGAACTCTACAACACCCAGATtgtagcttaaaaaaaaaaaaaaaaagaaagaaagaaagaaagtaagaaaatgtttcatgtaGTTGTCAACATCACCTTAGTCCTGTTGTCCTTGTTTCCAAAGCAGTCACAACAGTCAGCCAGCCAAAATGCACCATCTGTAGAGGTGTAAGTGGTGGGGAGGGATTGGTTTGTGTattggtttgtgtttgtttttgttttttttcccaaagaagaTTAGATGTGCAAAATGATGCTGTTGTCGATTGTTGTCCTCCACTGTCTTCACTGGTGGCGAtttgctctgtttgtttgtgcATGACGCCGTTATTTGCAGGTGAACACCTCTGTCCGCTCGCTACAAGTGTTGCACTTCACAAAACAGCACCAGTGGAATTTGCAGTTGCACTGCCACACCTTGGTGTACTGGTGTGTGTTGTAACCTCTTCCGCAGCACATCATGTCACACCCATCCGCATTGGGAGAGGTGCGGTTACAGAGTCGTCCCTGGGTGCCAACACTTCCTGTGGAAGCATCTTCCTCACAGTAGTTTGGTGATTTTTCAATGTACACTAAATCTGTTTCCATTGGTTTCTGGTAACTCTTGATCTGCTTGATCTTCAGGAAAGTTGGCTGTCTTAGTCTACTGGCTCGTACCACCTCCACCTGCACTGCAGCgttgtatttctctttcaaaatataTCCGATCTCTCTGAATTTAGGAAGCGTGGTCCAGCAGGTCTTGGTTGTACAGGAACCTGAAACTCCATGACACTTGCACTCCAGTTTCATTCTCTCTTCAAGCACCTACATGCACAGATATTGAATATTGTTATCATGGGAACATCACATTGCAAGCTCACCTATGATCCAGTCTATTCAGTTCATGTTAAAGGTCATTAACGTGAGTAGAAATTTTcagtgaatatttttaaaagtggtGTAAGATTGAATATTTAACCTTAATAGCTTTAAGTAatgtttaaataatattttaaaattttgaaCAGTTTTAATATTTGCAGAACAATATATACCATGTAGGTAAATAGGCATTCATGTTCACTGACCAATTAAAAATTTTGCCTACACCAGCAACGGCAATAGCAGCATACATATTAACTACTCAGCCCACAGAGTGTACTATCAACTTTAAAAGCAGCACTTCTTGCAGTACCCAGACCCATTTCACAAAAATGTTCATCCATAAGAATATTTTTTGCCCCAGGGCAATGGTAGTGCAACAGTAGATGTTATAAAATCCAACACAATGCCTCACTAAGCTGCGagccaaagagaagaaagagcattattattgctattgcaataataaaaataattccttctaAATACGGATGTGCTTTCTGGGCTTAGTGAAGAGGTTGCCACCAGCCCTTGGAGGAGGATGACCCAGCATCAGGTGTGCCCTAGAAGAGATCCAAATGCCTTCCTCTCCCTTGTGCGCCTTGAAGGGAGACAGGTCTCAGGAAAGCACCTCTCTGTTTTCCTGCCCTTATGCATGACCACGACTACACTCACAGCTACCATTAGCTTATGAAAATCAAGGCCTAGAAGCAAAGTGAGCTGATCTTTCCAGTTTGCATTGGGATTCTAACAAGGAAATACGAGCTACTGAGCTTGTCTTGAAGTATTACTGATGCTACAGACCATCTCCTATAGCGGTTTCATTGCAGATCCCAGAACATAACTGAAATGGGCAAAGGATAAAAGGGCCGAAATCTGAGTACAATGGCATAATGAAGTAGAAGGGAAGTAAAAAATGCTTACTGCCTAAGAAACTGgccttaaaataaaagctgagcAGATCTGGTTATCCCTGCAAATAGAGGGCACCCTCCTGAGTTGTCTGAGCTTCAGTTAAATtgcatgttttgtatttttaccAAATTTCTGAGGTTTCAATATTAAAGAGAATATTTAGTTTTAATTCTGCCTTGCCAACATACAGTAGGAAGTACAAGATAGCTGAGCATCCTAGTTAAAAATACCTTAGACTTTCTGGAACCATGAGCTTTCCTAGGCCAAAGTCCAGTCAGTTCTTCAGTGCtcacaggcaaaaaaaaccaaaaataaaaaaaaaatctgatttccAACAAGGATGACTGGCTTAGGAAAGAAGATCCTACAGCTGCAATGCTCTAAAAGGAAAATCAGCAAGGCTATGATGAACTGCTTTCTTTGGACATAAActgctctctgctgagctgTCTTCTAGGCCAGAAAGATTGCCACCTTCTGCCATGGCAGCATCATTTCAGTAGCAGCAAATAGAAGGGTGCCTTATCAAATAGACCAGGGTCCATCAGGGCTCCTCTGACTCTACTTTGTGCATGTGTAGGTGGATGAGATGGTTCAAGGTCTCCTTCCACTGCAAAGAGGATTACAATCCTGTTCTGCAAATTCTGATATTTAGATGCCCATTATGtttctatttactttttttttttttatcattattattgcTTATGTGTTTCAGTGATACTGCTGAAATACATTATTATAAACCAGCctgattctatgactctctCTTCCAACTACTGCAAACATTACAAAAATAGTACAAAAATTTGTAACAGAATGTGGACGGAAGCAACTTTCTTTACACCACCATCACAGAGCATTACAGGATGTAAAAACTTtcaagaaagaagcagcagtgggTCAGATCCAGCACACCTGATTTGTGTTCCTCTTCTCCCTAAGTGACAGTTCTTGGTGAAGGGCAACCTTGTGTTTTAGTATGCATTCTATCAGgctctgcatgtgtgtgtgtaatgtcCAGTTTTTAGTTTAAAAGGCAAGGCCAATAACTTGCCCAGACGGCAGAAGGAGGTGAAGCTTGTGAGGCTCCTGATTCCATGGGCTAGGCACTCTGGATACTGCTTTGTGAAGCCTTGATCTCTTTCATTGACATGCTTCCCTTCTACTACCGAGAGTATCATTGtttcttaaaagcaaagatATTACCCATTCTGGTGTCCTACATGCTATCTATGTATACATATGTTTATAGCTATGTGTGTGTCTATCTACCGTGTGTACCTGCATGTATTTTGTTGAGATGCTGCCTTTATTATGCAACACTGCATaatgaagtttttttgtttttgtttcttgtttcttgtcATTCTGGAGGTTCAGTTCCATGAGTCATTTTGTTGTACAGAAATCAGACTCCTCTGTagtattttttcaaatattcCTGATTTTTATGATTGTGAAAGAACCAGAAAATGCAAgccatgcacacacaaaaatcccCAGAAGCTTCAAAATGTATTAATTCATGATCCTAAAGCCAATCTTTcaggtttggattttttttttttaatttttttggaGGACTTTTCTCATGAATGTGGAATGCTTGGGGTTACAACACTGAGAGCAGGCTCAATCATCAGGTAGTTAAATTCCTGAATACTATAATTTGTGTGCCCACAGTCAGCTGTGGGTATAAAACTGTGCCCAAAAACTTGGAGGTCAGGGAATGTATGGCTAAAACTTAGCAGATTtgaggtaatttttttttttcttttccacacaGATGCTTCTGAGAGTTCCTCTTTGCTAGCAAGCTAGAACACTCGTGCTTTTCCTGAGGTATGGCCATAAGGCCCCATGAGATACCATAAGGAAATCCTTGAGAAGGCCCTGCTGCTTCTACTTTGCACCTTGCCATTTAGACAGAAATCTGTGCCTTTGTTGCTGGGATCTCAACAGCTTCTCATTCTCAAGGTGCCACTGGACCTGACAAAGGTGGTACCATTTTGTCCTGACAATGCTGTGATAGAAGAGTGGccagtgttttcttcctgtgtgtCCCTCCATCCTAGTTTTTCTCAGCAAAATTCCCATCAGAGTTCTGACCCTGAGCCCTGAAGGTACTTATTTACTCAGATCTGATACATGATGCCGAGGTAGGTGCCTGATTAAAGACTGAAAATCATTAGCTCATATGACCCACTTATTCAGCAGTTTCATTTGTCATATGTCAGCACCTCGTATCTAATCTCAAATAGTTTACAGCAAGATCTACTTCCCAAAGCAAATTCCCATCGTTGGACCATGCTGCCTCAGTCTAATAGTAGGAACATTCTTTACGTCCATTTTCCACATGCAGGCCCACTCCCACCCCAGTAGGATCTTGCCAAGTAAAATTTTCTAACTGCTGCTACTTTGCTAAATGAATTGTGAAATATAATGTTAAAACTTTCTTATTCCACATATTTTTGTATCTATATAAATCATACATTGAAAGTGCAATTTGAGGGTTTTCCGCTGCCAGTTAAGTAGAAAAATCTagcaaagactgaaataaaacaaaatgatacGCATGAAAAGAAACTCGGTTTTTCAAGTTCCATATCTAGACCCAACTGTATAACATCAGATACAGTTTCTGTACATATTAAAAATCCTATCTGgataaaatatgtaaaaacaaTAGTaacattttgtgtgtgtttgttttggcttgccttttctggtttgtgtttttcttagtGGAAATGCACATTTTTGGGCCAGATGTTTAATGTAACAAAATCCATATTACTTTTTGACTGCAGTatcaaaaagaaatagaagactTTAAGAGTTTTCCCCATCAAATATGCAAGTAATCAACTTTTGCTTTGGGTAATATCAGTGACCAAAGAGACAGATTTTGGTCATACAATGTCACCATCCCTTTGCATActcaagcagctgcagccacaagAACTTACAGCTTGCCAGTGATGAGTGGGCATCAGCAAACTTTAGACTCAGTGCAGCCTGGGGTCCAGTACTGCTGTTGAAATACTGATCTCATGAACCCATCTGGGGAACAAAGCTGGATTTGGGGTTGGTCTGTATGTTTTTTGTATTCATtcattatttgttgttttttgtttgtttttgttttttttttttcattttggtggggtttttgttttgttttgttttgttttctaaattggAAAACTAAGCATCCTAATATTAGTAGGATTTAATGCTACTTTAATAGCTGTTGAGAGAGTCTAAATTTGAGCAGCTTATGTCATATTTCATCAGGTTGTGCCTAGGTCT
The sequence above is a segment of the Excalfactoria chinensis isolate bCotChi1 chromosome 1, bCotChi1.hap2, whole genome shotgun sequence genome. Coding sequences within it:
- the WNT7B gene encoding protein Wnt-7b isoform X4, with protein sequence MFLPVAPYTFLVTLGSREAAFTYAITAAGVAHAVTAACSQGNLSNCGCDREKQGYYNQEEGWKWGGCSADIRYGIEFSRRFVDAREIKKNARRLMNLHNNEAGRKVLEERMKLECKCHGVSGSCTTKTCWTTLPKFREIGYILKEKYNAAVQVEVVRASRLRQPTFLKIKQIKSYQKPMETDLVYIEKSPNYCEEDASTGSVGTQGRLCNRTSPNADGCDMMCCGRGYNTHQYTKVWQCNCKFHWCCFVKCNTCSERTEVFTCK
- the WNT7B gene encoding protein Wnt-7b isoform X3 is translated as MGINECQYQFRYGRWNCSALGEKTVFGQELRVGSREAAFTYAITAAGVAHAVTAACSQGNLSNCGCDREKQGYYNQEEGWKWGGCSADIRYGIEFSRRFVDAREIKKNARRLMNLHNNEAGRKVLEERMKLECKCHGVSGSCTTKTCWTTLPKFREIGYILKEKYNAAVQVEVVRASRLRQPTFLKIKQIKSYQKPMETDLVYIEKSPNYCEEDASTGSVGTQGRLCNRTSPNADGCDMMCCGRGYNTHQYTKVWQCNCKFHWCCFVKCNTCSERTEVFTCK